From a region of the Carassius auratus strain Wakin chromosome 31, ASM336829v1, whole genome shotgun sequence genome:
- the opn1mw4 gene encoding green-sensitive opsin-2, whose amino-acid sequence MNGTEGNNFYVPLSNRTGLVRSPFEYPQYYLAEPWQFKLLAVYMFFLICLGLPINGLTLICTAQHKKLRQPLNFILVNLAVAGAIMVCFGFTVTFYTAINGYFALGPTGCAVEGFMATLGGEVALWSLVVLAIERYIVVCKPMGSFKFSSTHASAGIAFTWVMAMACAAPPLVGWSRYIPEGIQCSCGPDYYTLNPEYNNESYVLYMFICHFILPVTIIFFTYGRLVCTVKAAAAQQQDSASTQKAEREVTKMVILMVLGFLVAWTPYATVAAWIFFNKGAAFSAQFMAIPAFFSKTSALYNPVIYVLLNKQFRSCMLTTLFCGKNPLGDEESSTVSTSKTEVSSVSPA is encoded by the exons ATGAATGGCACTGAGGGAAACAACTTCTACGTCCCCTTGTCCAACAGGACAGGTCTAGTGAGGAGTCCTTTCGAGTATCCTCAGTATTATCTCGCTGAACCATGGCAGTTTAAATTGCTTGCTGTCTACAtgttctttctcatctgtttggGTCTACCCATCAATGGCCTTACATTGATTTGTACAGCTCAACACAAAAAGCTCAGACAACCTCTCAACTTTATTTTGGTCAACCTGGCTGTGGCTGGTGCcatcatggtttgttttggattcaCGGTCACTTTCTACACAGCAATTAATGGCTACTTTGCTCTGGGACCGACTGGCTGTGCGGTTGAGGGCTTCATGGCCACACTTGGAG GTGAAGTTGCCCTTTGGTCACTTGTGGTGCTGGCTATCGAGAGATACATTGTGGTCTGCAAGCCAATGGGTAGTTTCAAATTCTCTTCCACCCATGCTTCGGCAGGAATTGCATTTACATGGGTAATGGCCATGGCATGTGCGGCTCCACCTTTGGTTGGCTGGTCAAG ATATATTCCTGAGGGAATTCAGTGCTCGTGTGGACCAGACTACTACACCCTGAATCCTGAATACAACAATGAATCATATGTCCTCTACATGTTCATCTGCCATTTTATATTGCCAGTCACTATAATCTTCTTCACCTATGGACGACTTGTTTGCACAGTCAAGGCG GCTGCAGCTCAACAGCAGGACTCAGCATCTACCCAAAAGGCTGAGAGGGAAGTGACAAAAATGGTCATCCTGATGGTTTTGGGTTTCTTGGTGGCTTGGACCCCTTATGCCACTGTTGCTGCCTGGATCTTCTTTAATAAGGGAGCAGCTTTCAGTGCCCAGTTCATGGCTATTCCTGCCTTTTTCTCAAAGACGTCAGCCTTATATAACCCTGTCATCTATGTGCTGCTAAACAAACAG TTCCGGAGCTGCATGCTGACCACTCTTTTCTGTGGAAAGAACCCTCTTGGCGATGAGGAGTCATCAACTGTATCCACCAGCAAGACGGAGGTGTCCTCTGTATCTCCAGCATAG
- the LOC113050436 gene encoding green-sensitive opsin-2-like isoform X1 produces MNGTEGNNFYIPLSNRTGLVRSPFEYPQYYLAEPWQFKLLAVYMFFLICLGLPINGLTLICTAQHKKLRQPLNFILVNLAVAGAIMVCFGFTVTFYTAINGYFALGPTGCAVEGFMATLGGQIALWSLVVLAIERYIVVCKPMGSFKFSTNHALTGIGFTWVMALSCAAPPLVGWSRYIPEGMQCSCGPDYYTLNPEYNNESYVIYMFVCHFIFPVTVIFFTYGRLVCTVKAAAAQQQDSASTQKAEREVTKMVILMVLGFLVAWTPYATVAAWIFFNRGAAFSAQFMAVPAFFSKSSSIFNPIIYVLLNKQVIIYQNCRNVKTYPYPISSTLSITKKWQVHKNVLSETLFFTVPELHDDHSFLWKEPSW; encoded by the exons ATGAATGGCACTGAGGGAAACAACTTCTACATCCCCTTGTCCAACAGGACAGGTCTAGTGAGGAGTCCTTTCGAGTATCCTCAGTATTATCTCGCTGAACCATGGCAGTTTAAATTGCTTGCTGTCTACAtgttctttctcatctgtttggGTCTACCCATCAATGGCCTTACATTGATTTGTACAGCTCAACACAAAAAGCTCAGACAACCTCTCAACTTTATTTTGGTTAACCTGGCTGTGGCTGGTGCcatcatggtttgttttggattcaCGGTCACTTTCTACACAGCAATTAATGGCTACTTTGCTCTGGGACCGACTGGCTGTGCGGTTGAGGGCTTCATGGCCACACTTGGAG GGCAAATTGCCCTTTGGTCACTTGTGGTGCTGGCCATTGAGAGATACATTGTGGTCTGCAAGCCAATGGGCAGTTTCAAATTCTCAACCAACCACGCTTTGACAGGAATTGGATTTACATGGGTAATGGCCTTGTCATGTGCGGCTCCACCTTTAGTTGGCTGGTCCAG ATATATTCCTGAGGGAATGCAGTGCTCATGCGGACCAGACTACTACACCCTGAATCCTGAATACAACAATGAATCATATGTCATCTACATGTTCGTCTGCCATTTTATATTTCCGGTCACTGTAATCTTCTTCACCTATGGACGGCTTGTTTGCACAGTCAAGGCG GCTGCAGCTCAACAGCAGGACTCAGCATCTACCCAAAAGGCTGAGAGGGAAGTGACAAAAATGGTCATCCTGATGGTTTTGGGTTTCTTGGTGGCTTGGACCCCTTATGCCACTGTTGCTGCCTGGATCTTCTTCAATAGGGGAGCAGCTTTCAGCGCCCAGTTCATGGCTGTTCCTGCCTTTTTCTCAAAGAGTTCATCCATATTTAACCCTATCATTTATGTGCTGCTAAACAAACAGGTAATCATATATCAGAATTGCCGAAATGTAAAGACATATCCATATCCCATTTCCTCTACTCTCTCAATTACAAAAAAGTGGCAAGTCCACAAAAATGTTCTAAGTGAAACATTGTTCTTCACAGTTCCGGAGCTGCATGATGACCACTCTTTTCTGTGGAAAGAACCCTCTTGGTGA
- the LOC113050436 gene encoding green-sensitive opsin-2-like isoform X2 translates to MNGTEGNNFYIPLSNRTGLVRSPFEYPQYYLAEPWQFKLLAVYMFFLICLGLPINGLTLICTAQHKKLRQPLNFILVNLAVAGAIMVCFGFTVTFYTAINGYFALGPTGCAVEGFMATLGGQIALWSLVVLAIERYIVVCKPMGSFKFSTNHALTGIGFTWVMALSCAAPPLVGWSRYIPEGMQCSCGPDYYTLNPEYNNESYVIYMFVCHFIFPVTVIFFTYGRLVCTVKAAAAQQQDSASTQKAEREVTKMVILMVLGFLVAWTPYATVAAWIFFNRGAAFSAQFMAVPAFFSKSSSIFNPIIYVLLNKQFRSCMMTTLFCGKNPLGDEESSSVSTSKTEVSSVSPA, encoded by the exons ATGAATGGCACTGAGGGAAACAACTTCTACATCCCCTTGTCCAACAGGACAGGTCTAGTGAGGAGTCCTTTCGAGTATCCTCAGTATTATCTCGCTGAACCATGGCAGTTTAAATTGCTTGCTGTCTACAtgttctttctcatctgtttggGTCTACCCATCAATGGCCTTACATTGATTTGTACAGCTCAACACAAAAAGCTCAGACAACCTCTCAACTTTATTTTGGTTAACCTGGCTGTGGCTGGTGCcatcatggtttgttttggattcaCGGTCACTTTCTACACAGCAATTAATGGCTACTTTGCTCTGGGACCGACTGGCTGTGCGGTTGAGGGCTTCATGGCCACACTTGGAG GGCAAATTGCCCTTTGGTCACTTGTGGTGCTGGCCATTGAGAGATACATTGTGGTCTGCAAGCCAATGGGCAGTTTCAAATTCTCAACCAACCACGCTTTGACAGGAATTGGATTTACATGGGTAATGGCCTTGTCATGTGCGGCTCCACCTTTAGTTGGCTGGTCCAG ATATATTCCTGAGGGAATGCAGTGCTCATGCGGACCAGACTACTACACCCTGAATCCTGAATACAACAATGAATCATATGTCATCTACATGTTCGTCTGCCATTTTATATTTCCGGTCACTGTAATCTTCTTCACCTATGGACGGCTTGTTTGCACAGTCAAGGCG GCTGCAGCTCAACAGCAGGACTCAGCATCTACCCAAAAGGCTGAGAGGGAAGTGACAAAAATGGTCATCCTGATGGTTTTGGGTTTCTTGGTGGCTTGGACCCCTTATGCCACTGTTGCTGCCTGGATCTTCTTCAATAGGGGAGCAGCTTTCAGCGCCCAGTTCATGGCTGTTCCTGCCTTTTTCTCAAAGAGTTCATCCATATTTAACCCTATCATTTATGTGCTGCTAAACAAACAG TTCCGGAGCTGCATGATGACCACTCTTTTCTGTGGAAAGAACCCTCTTGGTGATGAGGAGTCGTCATCTGTGTCCACCAGCAAGACGGAGGTGTCCTCTGTATCTCCAGCATAG